Part of the Kitasatospora sp. NBC_00374 genome is shown below.
TGGCTGACGCACGACCGGCCGATCCAGGTGCCCTGCGACGACTCCGTGGTCCGGGTCTGCGACGGCGAGCCGCTGCTGCTGCGCCGCTCCCGCGGGTACGTGCCCCGGCCGCTCACCCTGCCGGCCCCCGTGCCGCCGACCCTGGCCGTCGGCGGGGACCTCAAGAACACCTGCTGCCTGGGCGAGGGCGACCGGGCCTGGCTGTCCGCCCACATCGGCGACATGGACGACCTCTCCACCCTGCGCGCCTTCGACCGGGCCGAGCGCCACCTGGAGGCCGTCACCGGCGTGCGGCCCGAACTGCTCGCCGCCGACCGCCACCCCGGCTACCGGTCGGGCGGCTGGGCCCGCCGGTCGGCCGCCGGCCGCCCGGTGGAACAGGTGCAGCACCACCACGCGCACATCGCCTCCGCCATGGCCGAACACCGCCTGGACGCGCGGGCCCGGGTGATCGGGGTGGCCTTCGACGGCACCGGCTACGGCGAGGACGGCGCCGTCTGGGGCGGCGAGGTGCTGCTGGCCGGGTATGCCGGCTTCGAGCGCTTCGGGCGGCTCGGCTACGTCCCGCTGCCGGGCGGCGACGCGGCGGTGCGCCGCCCGTACCGGACCGCGCTCGCCCAGCTCTGGGCCGCAGGCCTGCCGTGGACCCCTGGGCTGCCCTGCGTCCGGGCCTGCCCCGACGACGAACTCGGCGCTCTGAAAGTGCAGTTGACGCGCAACCTGAACTGTGTGGCGAGCTCCGGGATGGGCCGGCTGTTCGACGCCGTGTCCGCGCTCGCCGGGATCTGCCAGGTGGCCGGGTACGAGGCCCAGGCCGCCGTCGAGCTGGAGGCGGCGGCGCTCGCCGCACCGGCCGGCGGGAGCTACCGGTTCGGTCTGCGGCCGGGCGCCGGCGGGGTCGACGGGGAGCTGGTCGCCGAACCCGGGCCGGTGATCGCCGCCGTGACCGCCGACGTCCTCGGCGGGACGCCGCCGGGCGTCGTCGCGGCCCGCTTCCACGCCGGTGTGGCCGACCTGGTGCTGCGGCTGAGCGAGGCCGCCCGGGACCGCCACGGGCTGGGGACGGTGGCGCTGACCGGCGGGGTGTTCGCCAACACGCTGCTGTCCACCACCTGCGCCGGCGGGCTGCGGGCGGCCGGGTTCGAGGTGCTGCGCCACCGGCTGGTCCCGCCCAACGACGGCGGGCTGGCACTCGGCCAGCTGGTGGTGGCGGCGGCCCGCACGCGGTGACCGTGACCGCACGGCGCGACCGCGACCGTACGAAGAGGCGAGGAGAGACTCATGTGCCTGGCGGTGCCCGGCAAGGTGTTGGAGATCGAGGAACGCGACGGTACCCGGATGGCGGTGGTCGACTTCGGCGGCGTGGTCAAGGACGTCTGCCTGGAGTACCTGCCGGACCTGGAGGTCGGCGAGTACGCCATCGTCCACGTCGGTTTCGCCCTGCAGCGCCTCGACGAGGAGTCGGCGCTGCGGACCCTGGAGCTGTTCGCCGAGATCGGCGCGCTCCAGGAGGAGTTCGGTGACCCATGGGCGCTGGCCGCCGAGGCGGCCGGCGGGGAGGAGCAGCGGTGAAGTATCTGGAGGAGTTCCAGGACCCCGAGCTGGCACGGCGACTGCTGGCCGACATCCGGGCCACGGTGACCCGCCCGTGGGCGCTGATGGAGGTCTGCGGCGGGCAGACGCACAGCATCATCCGGCACGGGCTCGACCAACTGCTGCCGGAGGAGATCGAGTTGATCCACGGGCCGGGCTGCCCGGTCTGTGTCACCCCGCTGGAGGTGATCGACAAGGCACTGGAGATCGCCGCCCGGCCCGGGGTGATCTTCTGCTCCTTCGGGGACATGCTGCGGGTGCCGGGCAGCGACCGCGACCTGTTCCAGGTGAAGAGCGCCGGCGGCGACGTCCGGGTGGTGTACTCGCCGCTGGACGCGCTGCGGATCGCCCAGGAGAACCCGGCGCGGGAGGTGGTGTTCTTCGGCATCGGCTTCGAGACCACCGCTCCCCCGAACGCGATGACCGTCTACCAGGCGCGCCGGCTCGGGATCCGCAACTTCAGCCTGCTGGTCTCGCACGTCCGGGTACCGCCCGCGATCACCGCGCTGATGGAGTCGCCGACCTGCCGGGTCCAGGCCTTCCTGGCCGCGGGCCACGTCTGCTCGGTGATGGGCACCGAGGAGTACCCGGAGCTGGCCGAGCGGTACCGGGTGCCGATCGTGGTCACCGGATTCGAGCCGCTGGACATCCTGGAGGGCGTCCGGCGGGCCGTGCGGCAGCTGGAACGCGGCGAGGCCACGGTCGAGAACGCCTACCGCCGGGCCGTGCGGGACGAGGGCAACCCGGCCGCGCGGGCGATGATCGAGGACGTCTTCGAGGTCACCGACCGGGCCTGGCGCGGGATCGGGGTGATTCCCGGCAGCGGCTGGCGACTCGCCGAGAAGTACCGGGAGTTCGACGCCGAGCAGCGTTTCTCGGTGAGCGGGATCACCACCGTCGAGCCGGCCGAGTGCCGCAGCGGCGAGGTCCTCCAGGGGCTGCTGAAGCCGCACGAGTGCGCCGCCTTCGGCACCGTGTGCACCCCGCGCACCCCGCTCGGCGCGACCATGGTCTCCAGCGAGGGCGCCTGCGCCGCGTACTACCTGTACCGCCGCCTCGGCACCACGAGCACCACGGGCACCACTCGGGAGGCGAGCCGCGTTGGCTGACCTGATCAGTGTCGAAAGCACCACGGCGGCACCGGACTTCGACGGTTGGAGCTGCCCGCTCCCGCTGCGCGACCAGCCACGGATCGTGCTCGGGCACGGCGGCGGCGGGGTGCTCTCCGCCGAGCTGGTGAAGCACATCTTCGCTCCGGCGTACGGCGGTTCGGTGCTCGCCGAGATGGGAGACGCGGCGACGGTGACCCTCGGTGGCACCCGACTCGCCTTCTCCACCGACTCGTTCGTCGTCCGGCCGCTGTTCTTCCCCGGCGGGAGCATCGGGGACCTGGCGGTCAACGGGACGGTCAACGACCTCGCCATGTCGGGCGCCCGGGCGGCGTACCTGTCCTGCGGGTTCATCCTGGAGGAGGGTGTGGAGACCTCGGTGGTGGCGCGGGTCGCACAGGCGATCGGGGACGCCGCCCGGGCCGCCGGGGTCGAGATCGCCACCGGCGACACCAAGGTCGTCGAGGCCGGCCACGGCGACGGCGTCTACCTCAACACCGCCGGCATCGGGCTGATCCCGGCCGGGGTCGACATCCGGCCGCAGCGCGCGCGGCCCGGCGACGTGGTGATCGTCAGCGGGGACATCGGTGTGCACGGCGTCGCCGTGATGAGTGTCCGCGAAGGCCTGGAGTTCGGGGTGGACATCCGCAGCGACTGCGCCGCGCTCGGCGGCCTGGTGCAGGCCATGCTGGACGTCACCCCCGATCTGCACGTGCTGCGCGACCCCACCCGGGGCGGGCTGGCGGCGGCACTCAACGAGATCGCCTCCGCGGCCGGCGTCGGGGTGGTCGTCCAGGAGCGCAGCATCCCGGTGCCGGCTCCGGTGGCCAACGCCTGCGCCATCCTGGGGCTCGACCCGCTGTACGTCGCCAACGAGGGCAAGTTGGTGGCCTTCGTGCCGCGGGAGAGCGCCGAGCAGGTGCTGGCGGCGATGCGTGCCCACCCGCTCGGCGCGGGCGCGGCCGTCGTCGGCGAGTGCGTGGACGAGCACCACGGGATGGTGGTCGCCCGCACCGGTCTGGGCGGTACCCGGGTGGTCGACCTGCCGATCGGGGAGCAACTGCCCCGAATCTGCTGAGAGTTCTCCGTGCCCGGACGGCTCCGGCCCGCTCGCGCGAGTGAGCGGGCCGGAGCCGTCCGCCGGGTCGGGTCCTCCGTCGGGTCGGGTCCGCGGATCAGGCGGCGGATCAGCGCGGCGGGGACGGTCGGGTCAGGGCCTGCGCCGTCCGCTCGGCGGCGGCGCGCATCCACCGGGCCGGCGAACGGCGGGCCACCGCGTTCGACAACTCCCCTCCCCCGTACGACAGTCGGCGCCATCTGGCATCGGTGAGGCGCAGGCCGAGCGCGCTCAGCAGCCCGGCGCCGCCGTCGGTGGAGGCCGAGTCGCCCAGGCCCAGCAGGAGGCGGTGGGCGCCGTGGTCGAGGGCGGCCGCGACGACCTCGCCGGTGCCCCGGGTGGTGGCCGTGAGCGGTGCGGGGTGCCGCATCAGCGGGAGGCCGCCGGTGCTGGCAACCGGTACCTGGTGCTCGGCCTCGGCGCGGGGCAGGCCGCCGACCTCGCGGTGCCGCCCGACCGGGGCGATCTGATCGCCTACGGGCCGCTGCTGTCCGATGACGGCGCCGCCTGACTGGGCCCGGCGGTGTTGGTCCGGGCGCCGGACTCGGAGACCGCAGGCGCCATACTGACCCCCGACCGGTACGCCGACATCGAGGTGCACAACTGGCAGTTCGGCGGGCGCCCGTGACGACCGAGGACCACGGGCGCATCGGTCTGACGCACGCCGCTGAACCTGCGGCTCAGCGGCTGGACGCCCCATCCGGCCCGCTCGCGGAGTACGGCACCGCACTGCACGGGCTCGGCATGCTACGGGTGTTCCAGTCGACGATGGCGGCGGAGCGGGCCCGGGGACTTCGAGTGTGGCTGGGAATGCCGGTGGGCGGCGTACGCCGATGTGGTGTCGGGGTACGCCGTCCTGGGGTGGGGCGGGGTGGGGCGGGGCAGGGTGGGGTGGGTGGTGGTTACTTCGGGTCGCGGTTGAAGGTGGCGGTGGACCAGCGGTAGCCGAGTGCGGTGAGGGCGAGGCACCAGGCGATGGCGAGCCAGCCGTTGTGGCCGATCTCGGTGCCGAGCAGCAGGCCGCGGAGGGTTTCGATGGCGGGGGTGAACGGCTGGTACTCGGCGATGGGCTGGAACCAGCCGGGCATGGAGTGGATCGGGGTGAAGGCGCTGGACAGCAGTGGCAGCAGGATCAGCGGCATCGCGTTGTTGCTGGCGGCCTCGGCGTTGGGACTGATCAGGCCCATGCCGACGGCGATCCAGGTGAGGGCCAGGGCGAACAGCACCAGCAGTCCGAGGGCGGCGAGCCACTCCAGGGCGGTGGCGTGGGTGGAGCGGAAGCCGATGGCCACGGCGACGGCGCCGACGAGGAGCACGCTGGCGACGGACTGCAGCACGCTGGAGGCGACGTGCCCGACGAGGACCGAGGGGCGGTGGATCGCCATGGTCCGGAAGCGGGCGATGATGCCCTCGGTCATGTCGTTGGAGACGGAGACCGCGGTGCCGACGACGGTGCTGCCGATGGTCATCAGCAGCAGGCCCGGGACGACGTAGGCGATGTAGGCGGCGCGGTTCGGGCTGCCGCCGGCGAGGCCGGCGCTCATCGTGTCGCCGAAGATGTAGACGAAGAGCAGCAGCAGCATGATCGGGGTGAGCAGCAGGTTCAGGGTGAGGGAGGGGTAGCGCCGGGCGTGCAGGAGGTTGCGGCGCAGCATGGTGGAGGAGTCGCGTGCGGCGAGGGTGAGGGAGCTCATCGTGCGGCCTCCGTGGGCTGGTCGGGCTGGTTGGGGATGCGGGGTTGGGGGTCGGTGCCGGCGGTGAGGGCGAAGAAGACGTCGTCGAGGTCGGGGGTGTGGACGGTGAGTTCGTCCGCGTCGATGCCGGCCGTGTCCAGTCGGTCGAGGACGGCGCGCAGTTGGCGTTGGCTGCCGTCGTTGGGGATCTGGAGTGTCAGTGCGTCGTCGTCGCGGGTGGCGTCGTGCAGGGCGAGGGTGGCGTTGCGGTAGGCGGTCGGGTCGGTGAAGCGCAGTCGGACGTGGCCGCCGGGGACGAGGCGTTTGAGTTCGTCGGCGGTGCCTTCGGCGGCGATCCTGCCGTCGTTGAGGACGGCGATGCGGTCGGCGAGTTCGTCGGCCTCGTCCAGGTACTGGGTGGTGAGCAGGACGGTGACGCCGTCGGTGACGAGCCCGCGGATGATCTGCCACATGGTGTGCCGGGAGCGGGGGTCGAGGCCGGTGGTCGGCTCGTCGAGGAAGATGATCCGCGGGTCGCCGACCAGGGTCATCGCGATGTCCAGGCGGCGTTTCATGCCGCCGGAGTAGGTGGAGGCGGGCTTCCTCGCCGCCTCGACCAGGTCGAAGCGTTCCAGCAGCTCGGCGGTGGTGCGCCGCCCCTCCCGCCTGGACAGGTGGTGCAGGTCCGCCATGAGCAGCATGTTCTCCTCGCCGGTGATCAGCCCGTCGACGGCGGAGAACTGCCCGGTGACACCGATCGCGGCGCGCACGGCCTGCGGGTCGGTGGCGACGTCGTGGCCCGCGACCCGGGCCTGCCCGCCGTCCGCGGAGATCAGCGTGGACAGGATCTTCACCGCGGTGGTCTTGCCCGCGCCGTTCGGCCCGAGCAGCGCGAACACCGACCCCGCCGGGATGAACAGATCGACACCGTCGAGAACGGTCTTGTCGCCATAGGACTTACGAAGACCGTTCGCCGCGATGGCCGGGTTGGTCATGATGGGTGCTCCTTCAGAGGCTGCGGGCGGTGATGTCGCCCTGGGTGGTGGTGGCGTGGATGGTGAGGGCGGCGTCGGCGCCGTCGGTGTTCTTGAGCGCGTTGTCGATGCGGCCGTAGGAGGTGCCGGCGTTCAGGGCGGCGGAGACGCCGCGGGCGGCGCCGATCGAGATGTCGCCGGCCTGGGTGCGCAGTTCGACGGTGCCGCGTGCGGCCTCGGTGATGTGGAGGTCGCCCTGCTGGGTGGTGATCTTCGCGGGGCCGCCCAGGCGGCCGACCGCGATGTCGCCGGCGAGGAGGGTGAGGTGGGCGCTCGCGGTCTCGTCGAGCTTGACCGCGCCCCGGGCGGTGTCGAAGGTGACGTCGCCGAGCCGTCCGACGCCGCGGAGTTCGGCGTCGGCGGCCTTCGCCTCGATCCGGGAGCCGGCGGGCAGTTGGACGGTGACCTCGACGGATCCGCAGGCGCCGAGGATCTGGTTCCTCGCCTCCGGGGCGTTGATCCGCAGGACGCCGTCGGCGTACTCGACGGTGGTCTGCTCGGCCGCCTTCACGTCGCGGCCCTTCGAGGCGTTCGCGGGCAGGACCTCGACCGTGGTGTCGGTGCGGTCGGCGGCGATGAAGCGGAGGCGGCCGGCGGGGATGTCGAGGACGGCGGTGATCGGGGTGGGGGTGGCGAACTTCTGCATGGCGTTCTCTCCTGCACTCGTTGTTTCTGACTCCGGGAACGCTACGTTGCGTTCAAGAATCGCGCAACGAGTTCGTTGCGCACGATCGGCATCAGTGCAGGTAGAAGCCCAAGTTTCGTTGCAACGGATCTGGCTTTAACGCAACGAACGCCTCGCTGTGCGTTGCATTGGATTGAGAGTGAACGCTATGCGGCAGGCATCAGGGGAGCGTGAAAGGGGCGGCACGTCGCAGTTCGGCCGGCGGCAGGAGCACGGAGACCGTGCGGTCGGGTCGCGGGCGCCCAGGTCCGCGCGCCGACGACCCAAGGAAGTTGACGATGCAACAGTTGGAGAGGGTCCGGCCGGCGGCCGTGGGTGCCGGCGACGGCTCGAATTCGGCGCGCCTTCCGATCGGGTACCCCCCGGGGGTTTCGACGTGAGCGGACGGGGGTGGCACGATGGCGAACACTGTGACTGCCCGACTGCCTCGCGTGATCCGTTCGGGGGCCTTCGCCGCGCTGTGCGTGGCGCTGGCCGCCTGTGCGCACGTCAGTATGACGCCGGCTGAGCTGCCCTCGCGGTGGCTCGCGTTGGCGTTCGCGGGCGTCATGGCCTGCTCCTGGCTCGCCGCCGGACGGCGCCGCGGACCGCTCGCGGTCACCGGCTGGATGCTGGCCGTGCAGGGCGCTCTGCACCAGCTGTTCGACGGGGTGCAGCAGACGCCGGGCCTCCAGGCCGGAAAGCCGGACTGGGTGGCCCTGCTGCTCTGCGAGGCCGGTCCCGTCCGGGGTCGGATCGACCCGGAGGAGCTGGCACGCGCCGCCGGGCTGGACCCTTCCGCCGTCCCGGCGACCCTCCAGGGCATGCCCGAGATGGCGGGGATGAGCGGCATGACGGGGATGACCCACACGACCCCCGTCGCGCACCTGGGGTCGGCGCTCGGCGACGGCCTGTCCACGGCGCACCCCGCGTCCGTCGGAATGGTCGCCGCGCACATCCTGGCCGCGCTGGCCTGCGCCCTGCTGTTCTGCCGCGGCGACGCCGCCGTGGCCGGGGTCGGCCGGCTCCTGCTGGCCCTCGCGGGCATCGTCGCCCCTCTGGTCCTGCGTCCAACGGCCGTCCGGGCGCCGCTCGTCCGGCGGCGGCCGTACGAGCGGCACAGACCCGCGGCCGAACCCGTCCTGCTGCACGTGGTGGTACGGCGCGGCCCGCCGCGGCCCGTCTCGCTGTGACACGCCCGCCACCCCGCCCGCCGACCGCCCGACCGGTGGTCGCCGCGCCGACGCGCTGACCGGACCGCCGGTCGGCGCCCGGGTGGTGGGCCGGTCGCCCCGTACCCGCCCGCCTCGCCGCGGGCGCCAGGGGCATGCCCCGCACCGCGCCGTTCCGGCCGGCCGTCACGGCCGGACCGGTGGGCCGACCACGCGTCGGCGACGGCCGCCGGGTGCGGGCCCGCCGTCTCCCCCTTGACCTCAGGACTCCACCATGTCTGTCAGCCTTCCGGCTGCCCGGCGCCCGGCCGACGCGGCGATACCGCCGGCCGGCGGCCGGGCCCCCGCCCTTCCCACCACCCGCCGCACCGCGCACCTGGCGACCCGCTCGGCCGACCGGGTCTCACTCGCCGCCGAGTGCCGCGTCAAGCCGCCCCATCAGTCCCCGCGTCCAGCCCTCGGACGGCCCTGGCGCCTGCCCGGCCAGCTCGTCCAGTCGGCGCGCCGCCCGCAGCCACTGCGCGCACTCCACGCAGGCGGCGGCACCGTCCGGGGCGTCGAACTCGGCGGAGGGGGCTGCACGATGGTCCGGGCATCTCATAGGTCCATCGTCCCGCACCCCCGGGGCCGTCGATCACTCCGCCCCCGCGCCCAGGGGGGCCGCGGATGAACGACGACCAGCTCACCGCACTGGCCCTGGCGGCCGGCGGCGGCGACCGGCAGGCTCTGGAGGAGTTCATCCGCGCCACCCAGCGCGACGTCTGGCGGTTCGTCGCCCACCTCGCCGACACCGATGCGGCCGACGACCTCGCCCAGGAGACCTTCCTGCGCGCCCTGCGCAGCCTCCCCGGCTTCAGCGGCCGGGCCTCCGCCCGGACGTGGCTCCTCTCGATCGCCCGCCGCACCGTGGTGGACCGTTACCGCCGGTCGTCCGTCCGGCCGAGAAACGCCGGCATCCCGGACTGGGAGGAGGTGGTGGACCGTCGGCCCACCCCGCCCGGGGGCTTCGAGGAGGGCGTCGCCCTGGCCGACCTGCTGGCGCGGGTCTCGGTCGACCGCCGCGAGGTGTTCGTGCTGACCCAGGTCCTGGGCTACAGCTACCAGGAGGCCGCGGCGGTGTGCGGCTGCCCGGTGGGCACCGTGCGCTCGCGGCTGGCCCGGGCCCGCGACGAGCTGGTGCTGCTGCTCCGGGCCGCCGAGTGCGCGGACCGGGACCCGGTCCTCGGGCGCGGCCTGCCGGCGGTGGTCGGCGGCTGAGCCGGGACGGTGGCGGGGCCGGGACGGTGGCGGGGCCCGTGCGTCCACGGCCCCGCCGCCACCGGCCGTCCGGCTACGGCTACGGCTACGGCTACGGCTACGGCTACGGCTACGGCAGGCTCTGGCAGGATCGCAGCCGCACGGAACACGACCCTTGGAGGACGGATGGCGCACCTGCCCGTGGCCGAGTACCTGGAGACCCTCCCGCACGGCACGGTGTTCGCCGCCGTCCACCTGACCGACGAACAGGACAATCCGCTGCTGCTGCGCAGCGTCTACGACCCGGAGGAGTGGCAGTTCGGCGGCGGGAACCTGGAGTTCGCCGACCTGGCCGACGGCCTGTGGTCCTGCGCGCGGCGGGAGACCTGCGAGGAGACCGGCCTGGAACTGCCCGAGCGGCCCGGCCCGCTGCTCGTCGTGGTGTACGCCCCGCCGGCCGGCGCGTGGCCGTTCAAGCTGGGCTTCGTCTTCGACGGCGGCACCCTCACCGACCGCCGGATCGCCGGTATCCGGCTGGACCCCGGCGAGCACAGCTCGTACGCCGTCCGCCCGCTGGGCGAGTGGCGCCGTCTGGTCGCGCCGCGGCGGCTGCGGCTGATCGAGGCCGCCGCCCAGGCGCGGGCGGACGGCCGCACGGTGGTCCTCCACCTGGGCGCGGAGGCGTAGCGGCCGCCCGCCGTCCCGGCGCGGAGGCCAACGGCCCGCAGGTGGGCGGTGCTACCCGGCGCGGGTTCCGCCCTCGTCGCAGCTCTCGTGCAGCAGGTCCATCAGCCGGCGATGGTCCTCGAACTCACGTGTCCTGGCGGAGCTTTCGAGGACGATCGACCTCGCCTGGCCGAGGCTCTCCGGGCCGCCCCCCAGCAGTTCCCGTGTCACGAGAATCGCGTCGACCGGGCCCAAGCCTCGCTCGGCCAGCAGACGTTGGACGTCCTCCTGGTCCGCGCCCGCGGCGCAGGCCGACCGGATCTCCGTCACCAGCCCGTTCAGCAGGGCGGCACGCTCCGGATCGAGACCGCTCGGCAGCATGGTCGGTTCCTCCTCGGGATGGTCACCTGGATCCTGGCACACCACACACCGCACGGGTGGCTCGCGAGGACGTATCGCTCCGAGTTCGACGGCCCCACCGGCGCGGATGCCTGCCGCACCGGCGGGTCGGTCGGCTCGATGCCGGTCCGCGCCGGAGCGGACCGCCCGGCTGCTGCTCGCCGGCGCGGTCACCGTGACGACCGACTGGATCCGGCCGTTCCGTGACACCTGGCTGGCCCCGGAGGCGGGTCCGTGGGCGGGCCGCAGTCTCCTCGGTCTGCACCGCGTCAGCCGCCGGCTCGACCGGGCGGGCCGCGGCGACGAACCGGAAGGGGTCCGACCCGGAGATCAGCCGCTCCCCCCGCTCGCGGCGGGTCAGGCCGGCGGGTCGGCCGGGCGCACCCATCCGGACGACCACCGGGCAGCCGCCCGCCACGCCGTGAACCAGCGGGAGCGCACGGCCAGGGCGGGTGGTCCGCGCGAGGTGCTTCGCGACCGCCGAACACAGCTCCCCGCGCGCCCGGCGGCTCGTCGGTGCCGCCTGCCGCAGCTCGGCGAGCGTCGCCCCCGGCCCGGCGCCGCGGTACCGCGCGGAGCCCTCCCGTAGCCCGGTCACCAGGGCGGCGTCGTCCGACGAGCCCGCGAAGGCGCCCGGGTCCCCCAGCACGAGCATGCCGATGTCGGTGGCCACGGTCGTCGAGATCTCGGCCTCGGGCCGTGGTGCGGCGGTCATCCGGTCCTCCCCCGTCCAGCCCCCGTCCGGCCCTCGCCGGCGGAAACGCTCAGCGTAGCGGGGCGGGGCCGGGCGCCGCGGCCGGCGGCCACCCGGTGCTGTGACGTGACACGACCGGTGTGTGTGCCGGGAGTTGGGGGTCCGGTGTCGGCGGGCCGGGATATGGTCCCCTCGCAAGGCGCCGCACATCACGTTCGCAACGGGGAGATCAGCCATGGGCAAGTCCGACGGCAGCGCGCACGAGGGATTCACGGCCGAGGAGCGGGCCGCGATGAAGGAGCACGCCAAGGAGCTGAAGTCCGCCGCGCGCCGCAGCTCGCACGCGGACAAGGCGGCGGAGGCGGAGCGCGAGGTGCTCGCGAAGATCGCGGAGATGCAGGACTCGGACCGGATCATGGCCGAGCGCGTCCATGCCGTCGTCAAGGCCAACGCCCCGCTCCTCGCGCCGAAGCTCTGGTACGGGATGCCGGCCTACGCGCTGGACGGCAAGGTGGTCTGTTTCTTCCAGAGCGCGGAGAAGTTCAAGGCGCGCTACGCGACGCTCGGGTTCAGCGACCAGGCGAAGCTGGACGAGGGCACGATGTGGGCGACCGCTTTCGCCCTGACCGAGGTGACGGCCGAGGTGGAGGCACGGATCACGGCACTCGTGAAGCAGGCGGTGAGCTGACGGGCCCGGCACCCGCCTGATCCCGGGTCTGCTCGGAGCCCCCGCCCGGTCGTCACCGGGCGGGGGCTTCGGCCTGTCTGCTGCCCGCCTGCGGTCGGGCCGGCATCCCGAGCGACCTAATCGCTCAGGTGTTCGATATGAGGCGTATCCTGGCTGCCATGACCGTCCACGTGCAGGGTTCGCTGTTCGACGCGGCCGAGGAGATCGGCCTGCGGCGGCTGGTCGGGGTGCGGCGGACGGTGCTGGGACACGGGGCGTGGATCGATCTGCTGCCCGGGTGGCTGACGGGTTCGGACGCGCTGTTCGAGGAGCTGGCCGCAGGCGTGGACTGGCAGGAGGAGCGGCGGCTGATGTACGAGCGGGTGGTGGCCGTTCCCCGGTTGCTGGCGTACTTCCGGGCCGGTGAGCCGCTCCCCCATCCGGTGCTGGAGCGGGCGCGGGCCGAGCTCGGCGCGTACTACGCGGCGGAGCTGCGGGAGCCGTTCGTCAGCGCCGGGCTGTGCTACTACCGGGACGGACGGGACAGTGTGGCCTGGCACGGCGACCGGATCGGGCGGGGTGACCGGGAGGACACCATGGTGGCGATCGTGTCGGTCGGTGAGCCGCGCCCGTTGCTTCTGCGGCCCCGGTTCGGCGGTGGGGCGACGGTGCGCCAGGCCCTGGGGCACGGGGACCTGATCGTGATGGGCGGTTCCTGCCAGCGCACCTGGGAGCACGCCGTCCCGAAGACGGCGCGCCCGGTGGGGCCGCGGATCAGTATCCAGTTCCGGCCGCGCGGTGTGGCCTGAGCGGCCGGGTCAGGCCGGGTCCCCGGCGGTCCACTCGATCCGTGGCGGCCGGATCGCCGCGCACACCGGCAGCCCCGCCGCGTCGGTGAGCCGCAGGCGGCCGGTGAGCCGGCCGGCCCGGACTGCCTCGGCCAGGGTGTCGGGGTCGACCGCGTCGAGCATCAGCTTGGCCCGGCGGAACATGGCGTGTCCGCCGTCCGGCTCCGCGGCGACCCAGGACAGGTAGACGAACCGCCCGCCCAGGCGGTTCTGCAGATAGGGGCCGTGGAGTTCGACGCCGTCCGGGCCCTGCGCGGCGGTGCAGTCCAGGGTCCAGGCGGCGGCCGGCGCGTCGCCCGGCACCAGGTCGAGCAGTTCGCCGGGGCGGTCCTTGCGCTGGACGCCCACGTGGAGGTCCTGCCGGCCCTCGAACCCGGGAGCGGTGGGGCAGGAGCGGCCCGGCAGAGCGGTGGCCTCGATGCGGATCTGCATGGCGACCAGTCTCCCCCACCGGGCCCGCGCC
Proteins encoded:
- a CDS encoding DUF4097 family beta strand repeat-containing protein, whose protein sequence is MQKFATPTPITAVLDIPAGRLRFIAADRTDTTVEVLPANASKGRDVKAAEQTTVEYADGVLRINAPEARNQILGACGSVEVTVQLPAGSRIEAKAADAELRGVGRLGDVTFDTARGAVKLDETASAHLTLLAGDIAVGRLGGPAKITTQQGDLHITEAARGTVELRTQAGDISIGAARGVSAALNAGTSYGRIDNALKNTDGADAALTIHATTTQGDITARSL
- a CDS encoding sigma-70 family RNA polymerase sigma factor is translated as MNDDQLTALALAAGGGDRQALEEFIRATQRDVWRFVAHLADTDAADDLAQETFLRALRSLPGFSGRASARTWLLSIARRTVVDRYRRSSVRPRNAGIPDWEEVVDRRPTPPGGFEEGVALADLLARVSVDRREVFVLTQVLGYSYQEAAAVCGCPVGTVRSRLARARDELVLLLRAAECADRDPVLGRGLPAVVGG
- a CDS encoding NUDIX domain-containing protein; protein product: MAHLPVAEYLETLPHGTVFAAVHLTDEQDNPLLLRSVYDPEEWQFGGGNLEFADLADGLWSCARRETCEETGLELPERPGPLLVVVYAPPAGAWPFKLGFVFDGGTLTDRRIAGIRLDPGEHSSYAVRPLGEWRRLVAPRRLRLIEAAAQARADGRTVVLHLGAEA
- a CDS encoding iron chaperone; this translates as MGKSDGSAHEGFTAEERAAMKEHAKELKSAARRSSHADKAAEAEREVLAKIAEMQDSDRIMAERVHAVVKANAPLLAPKLWYGMPAYALDGKVVCFFQSAEKFKARYATLGFSDQAKLDEGTMWATAFALTEVTAEVEARITALVKQAVS
- a CDS encoding alpha-ketoglutarate-dependent dioxygenase AlkB encodes the protein MTVHVQGSLFDAAEEIGLRRLVGVRRTVLGHGAWIDLLPGWLTGSDALFEELAAGVDWQEERRLMYERVVAVPRLLAYFRAGEPLPHPVLERARAELGAYYAAELREPFVSAGLCYYRDGRDSVAWHGDRIGRGDREDTMVAIVSVGEPRPLLLRPRFGGGATVRQALGHGDLIVMGGSCQRTWEHAVPKTARPVGPRISIQFRPRGVA
- a CDS encoding DUF5990 family protein; the encoded protein is MQIRIEATALPGRSCPTAPGFEGRQDLHVGVQRKDRPGELLDLVPGDAPAAAWTLDCTAAQGPDGVELHGPYLQNRLGGRFVYLSWVAAEPDGGHAMFRRAKLMLDAVDPDTLAEAVRAGRLTGRLRLTDAAGLPVCAAIRPPRIEWTAGDPA